A genomic region of Pseudopipra pipra isolate bDixPip1 chromosome W, bDixPip1.hap1, whole genome shotgun sequence contains the following coding sequences:
- the LOC135405298 gene encoding zinc finger protein 501-like → MAPAAGQPRWRRRPAGAGVGGMSLAFPVGRRQIPCLSFLLPAPGPELRTESPEDKSPRETLVGEAVLKGSLAQEGSGEEKGRRSPRRRGSKAIPGCSEEERASLCQEGGRSLSQSSELVVPEQPPSREKTLRCLECGKSFKNSSHLIRHQQIHTGARPYTCGECGKSFNQSSHLFKHQCVHTGEWPYKCGECGKSFSDSFSLIRHLHIHTGERPYTCEECGKSFRDSCNLIRHLHIHTGERPYTCGECGKSFRDSCSLIRHLHIHTGERPYTCGECGKSFRDSCSLRTHQLIHTREQPYLCQKCGKSFRKSSSLIQHQHIHTGESPYLCEECGKSFRSSSNLITHKRIHTGERPYKCLQCGKRFQTSSSLLRHERTHTDERPFCCTDCGKGFNRNSHLITHRRIHTGERPYKCGECGKTFPHSSTLTKHQRTHQ, encoded by the coding sequence atggccccggctgcaggacaaccccgctggcgccgccgtcctgccggggccggagttggggggatgtccttggccttccctgtgggccggaggcaaatcccctgcctgtccttcttgcttcctgccccaggccccgagctgaggacggagagcccggaggacaaatccccccgtgagaccctggtgggagaggccgttttgaagggctccctggcgcaggaaggcagcggggaggaaaagggccggagatccccccgcaggaggggctccaaagccatcccagggtgctctgaggaggaaagagccagcctgtgccaggaaggcggccggagcttgagccagagctctgagctggtggtccctgagcagcctcccagcagagagaagaccctcaggtgcttggaatgtgggaagagcttcaagaacagctcccacctgatccgacaccagcagatccacactggggcacgtccctacacgtgtggggaatgtgggaagagcttcaaccagagctcccacctgttCAAACACCAGTGcgtccacactggggaatggccctacaaatgtggggaatgtgggaagagcttcagtgacagcttcagcctgatccgacacctgcacatccacaccggggaacggccgTACacgtgtgaggaatgtgggaagagcttcagggacagctgcaacctgatccgacacctgcacatccacactggggaacggccctacacgtgtggggaatgtgggaagagcttcagggacagctgcagcctgatccgacacctgcacatccacactggggaacggccctacacgtgtggggaatgtgggaagagcttcagggacagctgcagcctccgcacccaccagctcatccacactaGGGAACAGCCCTACCTCTGTcagaaatgtgggaagagctttaggaagagctccagcctgatccaacaccagcacatccacactggggaaagTCCCTACctctgtgaggaatgtgggaagagctttaggagcagctccaacctcatcacccacaagcgcatccacactggtgaacggccctacaagtgcttgcaatgtgggaagaggtttcagaccagctcaagTCTCCTCAgacatgagcggacgcacacggatgagaggcccttctgctgcactgactgcgggaagggcttcaaccggaactcccacctcatcacccaccggcgcatccacaccggggagaggccctacaagtgtggggagtgtgggaagaccTTCCCCCACAGCTCtaccttgaccaaacaccaacggacccaccagtaa